A genomic region of Persephonella marina EX-H1 contains the following coding sequences:
- a CDS encoding sodium:calcium antiporter yields the protein MLWLVFLALMLVIFFTGKRLVKYGDMIAEKLNIGRTTVGVIFVASITSLPELITGISSVTYADTPDIAAGDIFGSCMFNLLILAFLDAFFRDKPITTKVHHGLTLSTAFGIIMITVAGMGIFLGDFIPSVGWISYTSILIIVIYLIAVKIVTDYERRLIARSVKKAAQELLYEGITTREIFIRYLINASILVFAAVFLPKVGKIISHQYGLTETFFGTLFVALTTSLPEFAVSIAAIKMNMITISVANILGSNIFNIFILAIDDIFYMKGSLFADMSDLNMTGAFSAVLMSSVVIIGLIYRAEKKPIRLAFESIALIVIYIVTMSILYLE from the coding sequence ATGCTCTGGCTGGTATTTTTAGCTTTAATGCTTGTTATATTTTTTACAGGAAAGAGGCTCGTAAAGTACGGGGATATGATCGCTGAAAAGCTTAACATCGGAAGAACAACTGTAGGTGTTATATTTGTTGCATCTATTACATCTCTCCCTGAGCTGATAACAGGTATAAGCTCTGTAACATATGCAGACACACCTGATATAGCAGCTGGAGATATATTCGGAAGCTGTATGTTTAACTTGCTGATTCTGGCTTTTCTTGATGCATTTTTCAGGGATAAGCCAATCACAACAAAAGTCCATCATGGTCTTACACTATCCACAGCCTTTGGTATTATCATGATAACCGTAGCAGGAATGGGAATATTTCTTGGTGATTTTATACCATCAGTTGGATGGATAAGTTACACATCAATCCTGATTATTGTTATATACCTTATAGCTGTAAAGATTGTGACAGATTATGAAAGAAGACTTATAGCAAGGTCTGTAAAAAAGGCTGCACAGGAACTCCTGTATGAGGGAATAACAACCAGAGAGATATTTATAAGGTACTTAATCAACGCATCAATCCTTGTTTTTGCTGCTGTTTTTTTACCAAAAGTTGGTAAGATTATCTCTCATCAGTACGGACTAACTGAAACGTTTTTTGGAACACTTTTTGTCGCACTTACAACATCACTTCCCGAATTTGCAGTTTCTATAGCAGCTATAAAAATGAATATGATAACAATATCTGTGGCTAACATCTTAGGGAGCAATATCTTTAATATCTTTATACTTGCTATAGATGATATCTTTTATATGAAAGGATCTCTTTTCGCAGACATGAGCGATCTGAATATGACAGGAGCCTTCTCCGCAGTACTTATGAGCAGTGTTGTTATAATAGGCCTGATATACAGAGCAGAGAAGAAGCCTATAAGACTTGCCTTTGAGTCTATAGCACTGATAGTTATATATATCGTTACAATGTCTATACTTTATCTTGAATAG
- the hypE gene encoding hydrogenase expression/formation protein HypE yields the protein MKQILLSHGGGGEETQRLIKDLFFRYFSNPILEKMEDAAVLEINSKLAFTTDSFTVSPIFFKGGNIGKLAVAGTVNDLAMMGAQPLYMSCSFIIEEGFPFDHLEEIVRSMYEEMKKSGVKIVTGDTKVVPRGSADKIFINTTGIGRIVYDGISASNIQEGDIILVSGTVGDHGACIMAQREGIEMEGDLKSDCATLWPVVKDLIDSGIPIKAMRDPTRGGLSAVLNEWAESSDIGIEIEEDMIPVKDEVQGMCELLGLDPLTLANEGKLIIAVPEDQAEKTLEVLRDNPLGREAQIIGRAISDYKGKVILKSSYGSKRILEPPAGELLPRIC from the coding sequence ATGAAACAGATACTACTTTCTCACGGTGGTGGAGGAGAAGAAACACAGAGACTTATTAAGGATCTATTTTTCAGGTATTTTTCAAACCCCATCCTTGAAAAGATGGAAGATGCAGCTGTACTGGAGATTAACTCAAAACTTGCCTTTACGACAGACAGCTTTACAGTATCACCAATATTTTTCAAAGGGGGAAATATAGGGAAGCTTGCTGTTGCAGGAACTGTTAATGATCTTGCCATGATGGGAGCTCAGCCTCTGTATATGAGCTGCTCGTTCATAATTGAAGAAGGTTTCCCCTTTGATCATCTTGAAGAGATAGTAAGATCCATGTATGAAGAGATGAAAAAATCTGGAGTAAAGATCGTTACAGGGGATACGAAAGTAGTTCCAAGAGGCTCAGCTGATAAGATCTTTATCAATACAACAGGAATAGGAAGGATTGTTTACGATGGGATATCAGCCTCAAATATACAGGAGGGAGATATTATTCTGGTTTCTGGAACTGTAGGTGACCACGGAGCATGTATAATGGCTCAGAGGGAAGGAATTGAGATGGAAGGAGATCTCAAATCCGACTGTGCTACATTATGGCCTGTTGTAAAGGATCTGATAGATTCAGGTATCCCTATAAAAGCTATGAGAGATCCTACAAGAGGCGGTCTTTCAGCTGTTTTAAATGAGTGGGCAGAGAGTTCAGACATAGGAATAGAGATTGAGGAAGATATGATCCCTGTGAAAGATGAGGTTCAGGGTATGTGCGAACTTCTCGGTCTTGATCCATTAACACTTGCAAACGAAGGTAAACTTATAATCGCTGTTCCTGAAGATCAGGCTGAGAAAACCCTTGAAGTTTTAAGGGATAATCCACTTGGAAGAGAGGCCCAGATAATAGGTAGGGCTATCTCAGATTATAAAGGAAAGGTCATTCTAAAATCCTCTTACGGCTCTAAAAGAATTTTAGAACCACCGGCAGGTGAGCTGCTACCAAGAATATGTTAA
- a CDS encoding HyaD/HybD family hydrogenase maturation endopeptidase, translating to MKKIGVAGVGNVLFKDEGIGVYVVKYLEANYSFDPDIDLIDAGTLGFGLMNYLHEYDHLIIVDTISVNDSPGSVYRLTPDDLSGIASYHQTAHEVEVLQMLELTPLTGKMADTVIIGIIPEDISKSEIGLTERLEDKPFKTAVFQVLKELERLGVRYKKINNRTLQEVVIDFLGTYNGITGKSIWDKDKN from the coding sequence ATGAAAAAGATAGGTGTTGCAGGAGTAGGAAATGTTCTTTTTAAGGATGAGGGAATAGGCGTGTATGTTGTAAAGTATCTGGAAGCCAATTACAGTTTTGATCCTGATATTGATCTAATAGATGCAGGAACACTTGGATTTGGTCTTATGAACTATCTACATGAGTACGATCATCTTATTATAGTTGATACAATATCTGTGAACGACAGTCCAGGTTCTGTATACAGACTTACACCGGATGACCTATCAGGTATAGCATCCTATCACCAGACAGCACATGAGGTTGAGGTTTTACAGATGTTGGAGCTCACACCATTAACAGGTAAGATGGCGGACACTGTAATAATAGGAATAATCCCGGAAGACATTTCAAAATCAGAGATAGGTCTTACGGAAAGACTTGAAGATAAACCGTTTAAAACAGCTGTTTTTCAGGTGTTAAAGGAGTTAGAAAGATTAGGTGTCAGGTACAAAAAGATAAATAACAGAACATTACAGGAAGTTGTTATAGATTTTCTTGGAACATACAACGGAATAACCGGAAAAAGCATCTGGGATAAAGATAAAAACTGA
- a CDS encoding zinc ribbon domain-containing protein → MDSDIDTLLKLQQLDLEIDNLKKLIERLPEEIKSLEKKKSDLILKFDKIKNDINHLEALKREKELDIQTYEDKIVKIQSSLEKVKTNEEYKALLREKAHAEEAIMELEDEILNIMEEIENLREEEAKLKGIVDKEKVEIEKEIQEKEKELEEAKEKLEKLLKEREEFSKTVRPPLLSKYEMIRKKRNGKAVVIVDSDTCTGCFMIIPPKVYSELVKSKKLLTCPHCGRFLIYRES, encoded by the coding sequence ATGGATAGCGATATAGATACGCTGTTAAAACTACAGCAGCTGGATCTGGAGATAGACAATCTAAAAAAACTGATTGAAAGATTACCTGAGGAGATAAAATCACTTGAAAAAAAGAAATCTGATCTGATCCTTAAGTTTGACAAGATCAAAAACGATATCAACCATCTTGAAGCCTTAAAAAGGGAAAAAGAGTTAGATATCCAGACTTACGAAGACAAAATTGTAAAGATCCAGTCCTCTCTTGAAAAGGTAAAAACAAACGAGGAGTATAAGGCTCTTCTGAGAGAAAAGGCACATGCAGAAGAAGCTATAATGGAACTTGAGGACGAGATCCTGAATATCATGGAAGAGATAGAAAATCTAAGAGAGGAAGAGGCAAAACTTAAAGGTATCGTTGATAAAGAGAAGGTGGAGATAGAAAAGGAGATACAGGAAAAAGAAAAGGAGCTTGAAGAAGCTAAGGAAAAACTTGAGAAACTACTGAAGGAAAGGGAGGAGTTTTCAAAAACGGTCAGACCACCATTATTATCTAAATATGAGATGATAAGGAAGAAAAGAAACGGAAAGGCCGTTGTAATTGTTGACAGCGATACATGTACAGGCTGTTTTATGATAATCCCGCCTAAAGTATACAGTGAGCTTGTAAAGAGTAAAAAATTACTTACATGTCCCCACTGCGGAAGATTTTTGATATACAGGGAAAGTTAG
- the dapF gene encoding diaminopimelate epimerase: protein MEKNFFVKSHGLGNEYIVLDDENIDFSLTSESIKTICDVHFGIGSDGVLLKVHSEKADFGLRIFNPDGSEAEKSGNGLRIFCKYLFDLGFTDKREFTVETKGGVVRARVEEVINGKARLITVDIGKATFKTEDIPVSIEKDECIGEKIVVDDREFEINCVSVGNPHCVIIVDKLDDEIVKKYGRLIENHRIFPNRTNVQFVKPVSRDQVEIRIWERGAGYTLASGTSSSAVAAVMVKRGITDRDVNVVMPGGILRISVDEEWNIRMTGEVQEICRGVLSDEIIEQFLSY from the coding sequence ATGGAAAAAAACTTTTTTGTTAAGTCTCACGGTCTTGGAAATGAGTATATAGTTCTGGATGATGAGAATATAGATTTTTCTTTGACCAGTGAGAGTATAAAAACTATATGTGATGTGCATTTCGGGATAGGTTCCGATGGAGTGCTGCTGAAGGTTCATTCTGAAAAAGCCGATTTTGGTTTAAGGATATTTAACCCTGATGGCTCTGAGGCTGAAAAAAGTGGGAATGGATTGAGAATATTCTGTAAGTATCTTTTTGATCTTGGATTTACAGATAAAAGGGAGTTTACTGTTGAGACAAAGGGGGGAGTTGTTAGGGCAAGAGTTGAAGAGGTTATAAACGGAAAAGCAAGACTGATAACCGTTGATATAGGAAAGGCTACATTTAAAACAGAGGATATACCTGTCAGTATAGAAAAGGATGAGTGTATAGGTGAAAAAATAGTTGTTGATGACAGGGAGTTTGAGATTAACTGTGTTTCTGTCGGCAACCCCCACTGTGTGATCATTGTTGATAAACTTGATGATGAGATAGTTAAGAAGTATGGAAGACTTATTGAGAATCATCGTATATTCCCTAACAGAACAAATGTCCAGTTTGTAAAGCCTGTTTCAAGGGATCAGGTTGAGATAAGGATATGGGAAAGGGGAGCAGGATATACACTTGCATCAGGAACATCTTCATCAGCTGTTGCAGCTGTTATGGTGAAAAGGGGAATTACTGATAGAGATGTTAACGTTGTTATGCCTGGAGGAATACTGAGAATCTCAGTTGATGAGGAATGGAATATAAGGATGACAGGGGAAGTTCAGGAGATATGCAGAGGTGTTTTAAGTGATGAGATCATTGAGCAGTTTCTGTCTTACTAA
- a CDS encoding Fur family transcriptional regulator encodes MIKKGEIGVATKKLRRSFHREIIYDIISSTDIHPTAEWIYERAKKVIPTISLGTVYRNLNILKEEGRIIEIVDEKEGRFDAKTYKHYHFKCKVCNNIYDVENLDIIKVDKSYFDKRGFSIDGCDIIFNGICNHCLREGN; translated from the coding sequence ATGATTAAAAAAGGAGAGATAGGTGTAGCAACCAAGAAATTAAGAAGATCATTCCACAGAGAGATAATATACGATATCATTAGCTCAACAGACATCCATCCTACAGCTGAATGGATTTATGAGAGGGCTAAGAAAGTGATACCGACTATCAGTCTCGGTACTGTTTACAGAAACCTGAACATACTTAAAGAAGAAGGAAGAATCATAGAGATAGTTGATGAGAAAGAAGGAAGGTTCGATGCGAAAACATACAAACATTACCACTTCAAATGTAAGGTGTGCAACAACATCTACGATGTAGAGAACCTGGACATAATAAAGGTTGACAAAAGTTATTTTGATAAAAGGGGATTCTCAATAGACGGCTGTGACATCATTTTTAATGGTATCTGTAACCACTGCCTGAGGGAAGGAAATTAA
- the lipB gene encoding lipoyl(octanoyl) transferase LipB, whose amino-acid sequence MLKIIDLGKTEYQEALEIQNRIFERKLTGEDQDNYFFITEHHPVYTAGKTTKPEHILNTEDIPVYYIDRGGSVTFHGEGQIVVYPVLSLKNRISVKRYVFTLEEIVIKTVKEIGINAYRKDRLRGVFTDKGKIASVGVKVSKGVTKHGISLNVNIEKRYFRRIIPCGIWDIPVCNITDFVEADIDKIKLKLIKHIIKEGRKLV is encoded by the coding sequence ATGTTAAAGATTATAGACCTTGGGAAAACTGAATATCAAGAAGCTCTTGAAATCCAGAACCGGATTTTTGAAAGAAAATTGACCGGAGAGGATCAGGATAACTATTTTTTTATAACAGAACATCACCCTGTTTATACGGCGGGTAAGACAACAAAACCTGAGCATATCCTTAATACAGAAGATATACCGGTTTATTATATTGATAGAGGGGGAAGTGTAACTTTTCATGGGGAAGGGCAGATCGTTGTATATCCTGTTTTAAGCTTAAAAAATAGGATCTCTGTAAAAAGGTATGTTTTCACACTTGAGGAGATAGTTATAAAAACGGTAAAAGAAATAGGGATAAATGCTTACAGAAAGGATAGATTAAGGGGGGTTTTTACAGATAAAGGTAAGATAGCATCCGTTGGTGTAAAGGTTTCTAAAGGTGTAACAAAACATGGAATTTCTTTAAATGTTAATATTGAAAAGAGGTATTTCAGAAGGATAATTCCCTGTGGAATTTGGGATATACCTGTCTGCAATATAACAGACTTTGTTGAGGCAGATATTGATAAAATAAAACTGAAGCTGATAAAACATATAATTAAAGAAGGAAGGAAGCTGGTTTAA
- a CDS encoding Mov34/MPN/PAD-1 family protein: protein MLKIKRELINQIADQGEKGYPYEICGFILGKIDYENNIREALEVYQVENQNKERANDRFEIDPKDYLKVEEYADSKGLQIIGIYHTHPDHPDRPSQTDLMFAQPDMSYIIMSINKGKAGDWRSWELVGEKFEQEEVNQID from the coding sequence ATGTTAAAAATAAAAAGAGAGCTTATAAACCAGATAGCCGATCAGGGAGAGAAAGGATATCCCTATGAGATATGTGGTTTTATACTTGGGAAGATAGATTATGAAAACAATATAAGAGAAGCTCTGGAAGTATACCAGGTAGAAAATCAGAATAAGGAAAGGGCTAATGACAGATTTGAGATAGACCCTAAGGACTATCTAAAGGTTGAGGAGTACGCAGACAGTAAAGGCCTTCAGATAATAGGTATATACCACACTCATCCGGATCATCCAGACAGACCTTCTCAGACCGATCTTATGTTTGCTCAGCCAGATATGTCATACATAATAATGTCCATAAATAAAGGAAAAGCTGGAGACTGGAGAAGCTGGGAGCTTGTAGGAGAAAAGTTTGAACAGGAAGAGGTCAATCAGATAGATTGA
- a CDS encoding cold-shock protein, giving the protein MRLTGTVKWFNSKKGYGFITRDDGQGDVFVHFSAIAENGFKTLEEGQKVEFDVVQEDKGQKAQNVVKI; this is encoded by the coding sequence ATGCGTCTCACAGGTACAGTAAAATGGTTCAATTCTAAGAAAGGTTATGGTTTCATAACCAGAGATGATGGTCAGGGTGATGTTTTCGTACATTTCTCAGCTATCGCGGAAAATGGGTTCAAAACACTCGAAGAAGGACAGAAAGTAGAGTTTGATGTTGTTCAGGAAGACAAAGGACAGAAAGCACAGAACGTAGTAAAGATCTAA
- a CDS encoding pseudouridine synthase, translating to MKMRLNRFIARSGYCSRRKADQLIEMGKVKVNGKVVKDFGYRVDTEKDRVEIDGKLIKLELKKVYIKLYKPRGYLTQLGKDKFGRKTLTDLFKEVGIKDNVFPAGRLDYESEGLLLLTNDGDFANMIMHPKSKIKKTYVVKVKGRVNLESFNRMRKGALLEDGFIKPDEIKILKKGKNYTWLEITIHSGKKRIIRRFTKYFGYPVERLIRTRIGSIELGSLKEKEWKYIDEKIINRMSKSK from the coding sequence ATGAAAATGAGATTAAACAGGTTTATAGCACGATCAGGTTACTGCTCAAGGAGAAAAGCAGACCAGCTTATTGAGATGGGAAAGGTCAAGGTTAACGGAAAGGTTGTAAAAGATTTTGGATACAGAGTTGATACAGAAAAAGATAGAGTTGAGATAGATGGAAAATTAATAAAGTTAGAACTTAAAAAAGTTTATATAAAACTTTACAAACCAAGAGGTTATCTGACTCAGCTTGGAAAGGATAAATTTGGGAGAAAAACATTAACAGATCTGTTTAAAGAGGTTGGGATTAAGGATAATGTTTTCCCTGCTGGAAGGCTTGATTATGAAAGCGAGGGACTACTCCTTCTCACAAATGATGGTGATTTCGCAAATATGATCATGCATCCAAAAAGTAAGATAAAAAAAACCTATGTTGTTAAAGTTAAAGGAAGAGTAAATCTGGAAAGTTTTAACAGAATGAGGAAAGGAGCTTTACTTGAGGATGGTTTTATAAAACCTGACGAAATAAAAATACTAAAAAAAGGTAAGAATTATACATGGTTGGAGATAACCATACACAGCGGAAAAAAAAGAATTATAAGGAGATTCACAAAATATTTTGGTTACCCTGTTGAAAGATTGATAAGAACAAGGATCGGCAGTATAGAGCTTGGAAGTTTAAAAGAGAAAGAATGGAAGTATATAGATGAAAAAATCATAAACAGAATGTCAAAATCAAAATAA
- a CDS encoding transporter, whose protein sequence is MKKSVIIFLTVSLFLISYASDKDIEKAKKALQKEAQPEEVLIQFERDYVLLQKNKLEVESSFSYVYYSANQIYLSSFAILDPVFLTLGEFGIKNARRHIFQYNISIRYGILRNLQFEVSIPYVYRNERTSVIGTSTTGEKENVLEERGFGDVSFSFSYQPIRETGTRPALITFLAFKTKTGRSPFDLDDPEKELPTGSGYYAIRGGINLTKTIDPVVVFGGISYSYNMEEDVKKYYKSPTTGDVSRLDKINPGDTLSLSFGFAYALSYNFSLNFQYAQDYTFSTESTVNGVKSTVPNSTLNSAILRIGTGWALSDRSSFNFSLSIGLTNDAPNYVIEFRYPYRF, encoded by the coding sequence ATGAAAAAATCTGTTATCATCTTTCTGACGGTAAGTCTGTTTTTAATATCCTATGCCAGTGATAAAGATATAGAAAAGGCGAAGAAAGCCCTTCAGAAAGAAGCACAGCCAGAGGAAGTACTTATCCAGTTTGAAAGAGATTACGTTTTACTTCAGAAAAATAAACTTGAGGTGGAAAGTAGCTTTTCTTATGTTTACTACTCTGCAAACCAGATATATTTAAGTAGTTTTGCAATTCTTGATCCTGTTTTCCTAACACTTGGAGAGTTTGGTATAAAAAATGCCAGAAGACATATATTTCAGTACAATATCTCTATCCGTTACGGAATTCTCAGAAACCTTCAGTTTGAAGTTTCAATCCCTTATGTATATAGAAATGAAAGAACCTCTGTTATCGGTACATCAACAACCGGTGAAAAGGAGAATGTTTTAGAAGAAAGAGGGTTTGGAGATGTATCATTTTCTTTTTCATACCAGCCAATAAGAGAAACAGGTACAAGACCTGCTCTTATAACATTTTTAGCGTTTAAAACAAAAACTGGTAGAAGTCCTTTTGATCTTGATGATCCTGAAAAAGAGTTACCTACTGGAAGTGGATACTATGCGATAAGAGGTGGCATAAATCTAACAAAAACTATAGATCCGGTGGTTGTATTTGGAGGAATATCCTACTCCTATAATATGGAAGAGGATGTTAAAAAGTACTACAAAAGTCCTACTACAGGTGATGTATCACGACTTGATAAGATAAATCCAGGTGATACGTTAAGTCTTAGTTTTGGATTTGCCTATGCTCTGTCATATAACTTTTCTTTAAACTTCCAGTACGCACAGGATTATACTTTCTCTACAGAGAGTACTGTTAATGGTGTGAAATCAACAGTTCCAAATTCCACGTTGAATTCAGCTATACTGAGAATAGGAACAGGATGGGCACTTTCGGACAGATCATCATTCAATTTTTCACTTTCTATAGGTCTTACAAATGATGCCCCAAACTATGTGATAGAGTTCAGATATCCATATAGATTTTGA
- a CDS encoding C39 family peptidase, with translation MTGGNFFKRIFVLLTFFILPVYGNPSNSLDTPDIKEKSKAKINLQIGTSFGRISIRPVVKPVSEIKRKNLIKQKLDFSCGSAAVATIFNFYLGEKVTEEQVINGLFAVGNVQKIIKRKGFSLLDIKKFAQAMGYKAAGYRTSLEGLVSLNRPAIVTLVIGKYKHFVVFKGVYKGRVFIADPSLGNTILSAEEFKKMWYKNIALVIYSEDTNKKFEITKEEKIWVDTHTLRQSMYNRLVQSFRNFNEF, from the coding sequence ATGACCGGGGGAAACTTTTTTAAAAGAATCTTCGTCTTACTGACCTTCTTTATTCTCCCGGTTTATGGTAATCCCTCCAATAGTCTGGATACTCCCGATATAAAAGAAAAGAGTAAAGCCAAGATAAATCTTCAGATTGGAACATCTTTCGGTAGGATATCTATCAGACCAGTGGTAAAACCTGTATCAGAAATTAAAAGAAAAAATCTCATAAAGCAAAAATTAGATTTCAGTTGTGGTTCTGCAGCAGTTGCAACGATTTTTAATTTCTATCTTGGAGAAAAAGTTACTGAAGAACAGGTTATAAATGGACTTTTTGCAGTTGGAAACGTACAGAAGATAATAAAAAGAAAAGGGTTCTCTCTTCTTGATATAAAAAAGTTTGCACAGGCTATGGGTTATAAAGCAGCTGGTTATAGAACATCCCTGGAAGGGCTTGTATCCCTTAACAGACCTGCAATCGTGACACTGGTTATTGGTAAGTATAAGCATTTTGTAGTATTCAAAGGAGTTTATAAAGGAAGGGTTTTTATTGCTGATCCGTCTTTAGGAAATACCATTCTCTCTGCAGAAGAATTTAAAAAGATGTGGTATAAAAACATAGCTCTTGTTATCTACTCTGAGGATACAAATAAAAAGTTTGAGATAACAAAAGAAGAAAAGATATGGGTGGATACACATACCCTAAGACAATCAATGTATAATCGTCTAGTTCAGTCTTTCAGGAACTTCAATGAGTTTTAA
- a CDS encoding ABC transporter permease → MGELLYYIKKNRLAYLSLYILGILYFLAIFADFIAPYPYDIQHRDTPYHPPTQIHFFDKEGNFHLRPFVYGYDLVDPVFKKYRINYEKKYHIRFFVDGEKHYLLGFIPTKKHLFGVEEGGKIFLLGADHLGRDIFSRLLYGGRVSLSIGLVGVLLSFTIGAVVGGISGYFGGRIDNILMRISEIVMSFPGFYLMLALRAVFPITLSSVQVYFLIVVILSFIGWAGLARVIRGMVLSIREQEFVLAAKSYGASSLRIILRHIIPNTFSYLLIAATLSIPGYILGESALSLLGLGIQEPYASWGNMLSSARSISAISSYPWILAPGIAIFITILAFNLLGDALRDALDPKLRKNL, encoded by the coding sequence ATGGGAGAGCTTTTATATTATATAAAGAAAAACAGGCTTGCCTATCTGTCTTTATACATACTTGGGATACTTTATTTTTTAGCCATTTTCGCAGATTTCATAGCTCCCTATCCTTACGATATACAGCATAGAGATACACCTTACCACCCTCCTACACAGATACATTTTTTTGATAAGGAAGGAAATTTTCATCTCAGGCCATTTGTTTATGGTTATGATCTTGTTGATCCAGTTTTCAAAAAATACAGGATAAATTATGAAAAAAAATACCATATAAGATTTTTTGTTGATGGTGAAAAACATTATCTTTTAGGTTTTATACCGACGAAAAAACATCTTTTTGGTGTGGAAGAAGGTGGAAAGATATTCTTACTTGGAGCTGATCATCTTGGTAGGGATATATTTTCAAGGCTGCTCTATGGGGGAAGGGTCTCACTTTCAATAGGTCTTGTGGGTGTTTTGCTCTCATTTACAATCGGGGCGGTTGTAGGAGGTATATCAGGGTATTTTGGTGGAAGAATAGATAACATCCTGATGAGAATATCTGAGATAGTTATGTCATTCCCCGGATTTTATCTTATGCTCGCCTTAAGAGCTGTATTTCCCATAACACTCTCATCTGTTCAGGTTTACTTCCTTATAGTAGTTATACTCTCGTTCATTGGATGGGCAGGTCTTGCAAGGGTTATAAGAGGTATGGTCCTATCAATAAGGGAGCAGGAGTTTGTTTTAGCTGCTAAGTCCTATGGTGCATCTTCGCTTAGAATAATACTCAGACATATAATCCCAAATACATTCTCATATCTACTGATAGCCGCAACATTATCTATTCCCGGATATATACTTGGTGAAAGTGCTTTATCACTTCTTGGTCTTGGTATCCAGGAACCTTACGCAAGCTGGGGAAATATGCTTTCCTCAGCAAGGAGTATATCAGCCATATCATCGTATCCATGGATTCTTGCTCCGGGAATCGCTATCTTTATAACCATCCTTGCTTTCAATCTCCTTGGTGACGCACTCAGAGATGCTCTTGATCCAAAACTGAGAAAGAATCTGTAA
- a CDS encoding ABC transporter permease: MFQYIIKRLIQMIPLVIGITFISFLIIQMAPGSYLDQLKMNPQISKETLKELERAYGLDQPLLVQYFKWLINALKFDLGYSFSYHVPVLELIKERIGNTLFLSITSGLLAWILAVPLGIWAALNPNRWIDKFIQLFSFTFMSIPNFFLAFLMLFVAVKTGIFPTGGATSPDYDQMSLWGKILDRLWHVSLPAFVLGIGSLAGLVRLVRSAMIEAMQSEYVMFARAKGLPERDVIFKHALRNALNPFITLLGFEIASLLSGAALVEIIVNWPGMGMLMLDAVLSQDLYLVMGGLYIGAIMLIIGNLIADILLAKVDPRVRQREIEGVLK, from the coding sequence ATGTTTCAATATATCATTAAAAGACTGATCCAGATGATCCCTCTTGTTATAGGTATTACGTTTATATCATTTCTTATAATCCAGATGGCTCCCGGCAGTTATCTTGATCAGCTAAAGATGAATCCCCAGATATCAAAGGAAACATTAAAGGAGCTTGAGAGAGCTTATGGACTTGATCAACCTTTACTTGTCCAGTACTTTAAATGGTTAATAAATGCTCTGAAGTTTGATTTAGGTTACTCTTTTAGCTATCACGTACCTGTTCTTGAGCTTATTAAGGAAAGGATCGGGAATACTCTTTTCCTCTCAATAACCTCAGGACTCCTTGCGTGGATTCTTGCAGTTCCACTTGGAATATGGGCTGCACTTAACCCAAATAGATGGATAGATAAGTTTATACAGCTTTTCTCCTTTACTTTTATGTCAATCCCAAACTTTTTTCTCGCCTTTTTGATGCTGTTTGTTGCTGTTAAAACAGGAATATTTCCAACTGGAGGGGCAACATCACCTGACTACGATCAGATGAGTTTATGGGGAAAGATCCTGGATAGATTGTGGCATGTATCACTCCCAGCTTTTGTTCTTGGAATAGGGTCTCTTGCCGGACTTGTAAGACTTGTCAGAAGTGCTATGATCGAGGCAATGCAGTCGGAATATGTCATGTTTGCAAGGGCAAAGGGACTGCCTGAAAGGGATGTTATCTTTAAACATGCATTGAGAAATGCGCTAAACCCTTTTATAACCCTTTTAGGCTTTGAGATAGCATCACTTCTCTCAGGTGCTGCACTTGTTGAGATAATAGTCAACTGGCCTGGAATGGGAATGCTGATGCTGGATGCTGTTCTTTCACAGGATCTTTATCTTGTTATGGGTGGACTTTACATAGGGGCGATTATGCTTATTATTGGAAACCTTATAGCTGACATACTTCTTGCAAAGGTTGATCCAAGGGTAAGACAGAGAGAGATAGAAGGGGTTCTAAAGTAA